The DNA sequence GACCAATCCCTTTGGTACCGCCAGTTACAACTATCAATGGGTTCATACAGATCGATTGAGTCCGATATGGGCCAGTCTGTTTGCAGCCGGACCGGGTTTGGGAAACGGCGCAAGTTACTGCAGAAACCATTCTCCCTTTGCTTAGGTTGTTGCCAATGTATTCTGTTCGTCCGATAGTGGGCGAGGATCGTTGTTCATTACACGCTGTATGTCACGGATAGGCCGGTACTTTATTTTTTTGGGGTCTCTTTTTCGCAACCGCGAAAAAATGGGTGTTTACCTGAAACTGATTATGGATGAGTGCAACTCCATTGGGGTTGGGTCGGTATTCATCGTTGCCCTCGTAGCATCGTTTATTGGAGCCGTTACCTGCGTCCAGACGGCCTATAACCTATCCAATCCGTTTGTTCCCAGAAACATTATTGCACTCATCGTTCGGGACAGTACCATTCTCGAACTGGCCCCTACCATCACCTGCATCGTACTGGCCGGTAAAGTAGGTTCGAACATTGCCGGCGAACTGGGTACCATGCGGATTACGGAGCAGATCGACGCGCTGGAAGTGATGGGCATCAACTCCAGTTCGTACCTGATTTTACCGAAAGTAATTGCCTCCATCCTGATGTTCCCGCTATTGGTTATTCTGGCGGGCTTCCTGTCTATTCTGGGTGGCTACATTGCCGGTGTGCTGGCCGGTGTTATCTCACCCGAGGACTACGTTTCGGGGCTTCGGTACGATTACAAACCGTTCGGCGTAGCGTTCGCCCTCATCAAGACAACTGCCTTTGCCTTTTTAACATCAACCATTTCCGCTTTTCAAGGCTATAACGTTTCGGGGGGGGCGCTCGAAGTAGGCAGCGCATCAACGTCGGCAGTCACCAACAGTTGTATTGCCATTGTAGCCGCTGACTTTATCCTCACGCAACTGCTGTTAACCTAGTGAGTGCGTAAGTGATGGAGTGACTATTGCCTGCAACGGCTGTTCACTCCGTCGCTCATGCACTCATGTACTCACTCGAAGAGAATGATCGACATTAAGCACGTAGCAAAAACGTTTGGCGACCGGCAGGTACTGGCAGGTATTGACGGCACATTTAAGCCAGGCGAAACCAGTCTTATTATTGGCGGTAGCGGTACGGGGAAAAGCGTACTGTTGAAGTGTATGATCGGACTGATCAAGCCCGACGAAGGGCAGGTCCTCTACGACGGACGGGACTTTCTGACGGTTGATGAAGACGATCAGAAGACCATCCGGCGCGAAATGGGCGTACTCTTTCAGGGATCAGCCCTGTTCGATTCTAAAACGGTGCTGGAAAACGTCCGCTTTCCGCTCGATATGCTCACCGATCAGTCCAAAGCCGACAAAAAAGACCGGGCTATGGAGTGTTTACAGCGCGTTGGCTTACAGGAAGCCGCCGACCGGATGCCCTCGGAGATTAGTGGCGGGATGAAAAAACGGGTTGGTATTGCCCGGGCCATCGTGCTAAACCCCAAGTATCTCTTCTGCGACGAACCTAACTCCGGGCTTGATCCACTGACGTCGATCAAGATCGATCAGCTCATCAAGGAAATTACCGACGAGTTTAAAATCACGACTGTCGTTATTACCCACGATATGAACTCGATGATGGAAATTGGCGACAAGATTATGTTTCTTTATCAGGGCAATAAACTGTGGGAGGGCAACAGTGCTACCCTCACCCAGTCTAGCGTTAGCGAGCTGAACGAGTTTATTTTCGCCAGCAAGCTTATTCGTGATATGCAGCATTAATCAGGCTCGTACAAGCCTGGCTGTTCCTAAAACCTGACCCGTATGCCCGCCAGAAAATTTCGGCCGGCCTGTGGGTAGTAGGCATTCTCGGCCGTGACCTTGCCTTCGGCAATGTAGGCAAACGTGTAGCCATTCGATTCATACAACTCGTTCAGGACGTTGTTGAACAGCAGCGTGAACGCAATCTCCTGCGCAAATTTCGGCTTAATCGAATAGATGATCCGAATATCGTTGGTTGTGTAAGCATTCAGCTTGCGACCCTCGTTGGAGGTATTATCCAGGTACTGTTTGCCTACGTGCTTCGATAGCAGGCCCAACTCCAGCCCTTTTGCGGGCGTAAACAGTAGTTGAGATCCGGCAATCACGTTCGGCGAAAAGGAAATGTCCGTTTCCCGGTATTGAAAGCTCTGCTGGCTGCCATCGTCGAAGTTATCCAGGTACTCCGTGAAATTCTTGACCTTATTCTGGCTGAAGGTTGCATTGACATTCCAGCGAAGATTTTTGGCCAGCCGCACACCCGCTTCCAGCTCTATACCAGCCCGGTAACTAACGGGAATATTGATCCGGTTAGCAGCTCCCACGTCGTTCAGCTTACCAGACAGCGCCAGTTGATTTTTATAATCCATGTAATACAGGTTGGCCGTAAAAGCCAGCCCTGACGACTGGATCTTGTAGCCCGCTTCGTAGTCGATTAGCTGCTCGGCCTTGGGACGGCTTTGCGGAGTCGACTGGGTATAATCATCACGGTTGGGTTCCCGGTGCCCAACGCCCACAGAGGCATATACCGTACTACGGTCGTTCAGGGTATAGGTTACTCCGGCTTTGGGATTGAAGAAGGTCAGGCTGGCCGATTGCTGCACGTTTTGCAACTGGCTGTTGAAGCCCAGAAACGAGTACCCAACCGTGCGCACCTGCATATCGGCAAAAGCATTGAGCTTCGGACTAAACTGGTAGAATGCTTTCGCATACAGGTTGAAATCGGTTTTAACAGCATCATCATTATAATACCGATCGCGGATATTGGTGTTGCCCGCCACCCGCGCCCAGATTATTTCGCCGTAGTGCCCACCCTGATACTGGTTCCAGCCCCCGCCAATGTTGGCCGTCAGCTTCCCGAAACTGTTGTAATCAAGTGAGAAAACAGTGCCGTAGTAATCATTGGCCAACCACCGGCGCCGAATGATATCCGTGCGCTGGATAATCGAATCGCCGATGGTAACGTTGGGCAACCCGTAATTGCTGTACTTGTCGTTGGGGCGGTACTGCTCGTAATACCCTTTTCCTTTGGTGTAGAAAAATGACGTATTGAGCCGCCAGTTTCGACTCAGTTCGTGTGAGCCGATCAACTGGTAATTATCCTGCTGATAGTTATCAATTTCGTTTTCGTACGTATAAGGGTTAAACGTCCGGTTCGTTTTTAGTAAATTCTCCGGCACACCGCCCCACGACTGATACGTCCGCTCCTGACCCGAAAACACGTTGAACCGGATAAAGCTCTTATCCGAATAGTAACCACCCGACAGATAGAACGACTTCAGGTCCGAAAAGGCCCGGTCGACGTAGCCATCAGAATTGATTTTTGAGAGCCGGGCATCCAGCACAAAATGGTTATTGAGCAGGCCCGTTCCGGCCAGTACGTTCACTTTTCGCGTGCCAAATGATCCCGCCGATAGGTTCGTTTCGGCATACGGTTTAGCCTCCAGCTTGTTGGTCTGGATATTGACCGATGCGCCAAAAGCACCCGCACCGTTGGTCGACGTACCGACTCCCCGTTGAATCTGGATACTGCTCACCGACGAGGCAAAATCAGGCATATCCACAAAAAAGGTGCCCTGCGACTCGGCGTCATTATACGGAATACCATTGAGCGTTACGTTGACACGGGTCGCGTCAGAACCCCGGATCCGGATGCCCGTGTAGCCCACCCCCGTACCCGCGTCGGAGGTCGTTACAATGGATGGGGTGAAGTTGAGCAATTGCGGAATATCCTGCCCCATGTTAAGCTTGTCCAGGTCCCGGCGCGATACGTCGGTATAGGCGATAGCCGATTTCTGATTGGCCCGGGTGGCGCTCACCACAACCTCATCGACGGCAATAGCCGTTTTTTTCAGCACAATCGGCAGCGTAACATCCTGCGTCAGGTTGAGCATCTGGGTTTGTGGCTCGTAACCCAGCAGCGACACCCGCACCGATACGGGTCCGGGTTTAAGATTGGTCAGGCGAAAATTTCCGCTGGCATCGGTAAACGTACCGATGTATGTTCCTTCAATAGTGATGGCAGCGCCAGGCAGCAACTGGCTGGCCGTAGCCTGGTCATCGGTTTCACGGACGGTACCGGAGATAACCAGTTGCGCCTGGACCTGGCAAACAGACAGGCATAGCAGGAGTAGTAATGATGCGTAGTAGGTCGTCTTTTTTTTCATGATGAAAAAGCATTGACGATAGGCAAGGGGCCAATCCTACCTCTTAGTAAGCAATACGAGAATAAATGATGAACTCCAGTTCCCTTCCCGGCATTATCCGGGCAGGTTCAATGGGTATAATCTCAGCCCGTTATGTTAGGGCACCCCTTCAAAGATTAGCGATACAAATGTACGCTTTTCCACAAAACAACCGGAAATCTCGCGCGTTAACTAGTAAATCAGTATAGTTAAGTATGAGCGAGTTTGATTTAGTTGTATTGCAGGATGATACTGCTAACGGACGCCTGAAAGTGGGCGATGTAGGCACAATTTTGACCGTATATAACGACGGAAAAGCGTTCGAGGTTGAGTTCGTTACGCTTACCGGCGAATCAGTTGCGGTGGAAACACTGTTACCGCATCAGATTCGGATGGTACGATCGTCGGAAGTGATGGCGGTTCGGGACATGATGGTAAAAGAAGAAACCAATTCGTAAAGTTTTGAGCTTTATGCTTTTCCACTCGAACAAATAGTTCTAATTTTGCAATCCAAATTGCAAAACCATGAGCAAAAAGAACACCGGCTTGGATTTTTTAGAAGACCCGGACGCATTAGAAAATAAGTTAGAAGATGTTGGTGATTTCTTTCAGCAGAATCGGAACATCGTGCTGGGTTTAGTTGGCGGTCTTGTTGTGCTGATCGTTGGTTTCTTTGGCTACCGCGCCTACGTTGGCAGCCAGGACGAAACGGCACAGGTTGAATTGTTTCCTTCGGTTTACAAACTCGAAGCCGATTCGCTGAAGCAAGCCCTCAATGGTGATGGCAAAACGCCCGGTTTGCTGGCCGTTGCCGATAATTACGGGTCTACGCCCGGTGGTAATCTGGCCGAGTTTTACGCTGGCGTCGGATTATTGAAACAGGGTAAGTATGATGAAGCCATTGACCACCTGAAAGATTTCAGCTCGTCGGATCTGCTGGTGCAGGCACGTGCCTATGCCCTGATCGGCGATGCGTATATGGAAAAGAAGAGCTACGACGAAGCCGCTGACTATTACCAGAAGGCTGCCGACTATAAATCGAATAAGTTCTTCACCCCCGGCTACCTCATGAAACTGGCCGTTGCTTACGAGCAGGCCAAGCAGAATGACAAAGCCATCAGTACTTACAACGATATCATCGAAAAATACGCTCAGTCTGCCGAAGCCGTAAGTGCCAGGAAGTATAAATCCGTGCTTGAAGCGACGGTCGGCGAGTCATAAGCGTATCTGAACCAATCAATACAGCAAAGGACAAAGCCACAACGGGTTTTGTCCTTTTTTTATAAACGGTAGCCCAGATGCCCACATCTGGCGAGTTGCGAAAGTGACTAGGATTATTGCTGCCAAGCCAGCCTACGGGCCACCTTACCGGATGTGGGCATCCGACCTACGCATACTATGTCTTCAGCCCACAAAAACCTAAGCGTCTTTTCCACGAGCGAACTGCCCGATATCAGCCACCGCCGGTTCGTTATCCTGGTTTCGGAGTGGAACACCGATGTTACCGAAGCGCTGTTTGAAGGCGCCTACAACGTCCTGGTCGAGCACGGGGCCAAAACCGAAAACATCATCCGGGGTAACGTACCAGGCAGTTACGAATTAAGTCTGGGAGCGCTGTGGTTTGCACAACGCGATGATATCGACGCTGTTATTGCTCTTGGCTGCGTCATTCAGGGCGAAACCAAGCACAACGATTACATTAACCATGCCGTAGCACAGGGCCTGACCAACGTCAGTCTGAAAACCGGTAAACCAGTTATTTTCGGTGTGCTCACGCCCAATGACCAGCAGCAGGCGCTCGACCGGGCGGGTGGCAAACACGGTAACAAAGGCGATGAGGCCGCTATTACGGCTATCAAGATGCTGGGTCTGCAAAAGCAAGTGTACAGTAAATTATAACAAGCGAACGGGCAAACGAGTGAATGCGCGAATTTAGCCATGCCCTCTCCTGCCCCTTCGTTCATTGACTCATTCACCCTTTCACTCTTTAACAATGCACGTCTGGAAATTTGGCGGTACGTCGGTTGGAAAGCCTGAGCGTATGCAGTCCATCCGCACCCTCATTACGAGTGACGATACTCGTAAAGTTGTCGTTTTGTCGGCCCTCTCGGGCACGACCAATGGTTTGTTAGCCATCGGCGAATCGCTGAAGGCCAACAACGATGCCGATGCCAACGAAAAGATAGATGCCCTGAAAGCACACTATGATGCGTTCATTGGCGAATTATACAAAACGGATGCAGGCCGGGCGGCTGGCCAGCAGGCGGTGGACAGTGAATTTTCGTTCATCCGGTCGTTAACGAGTATCAAGCCCTTTACGCTCAAACAAGAGAAGGAACTGGTGGCCGAAGGTGAACTGCTGAGTACCCAGCTTTTCCAGGCATACCTCACCGAAGAAGGAGTTACGTCAACGCTCTTGCCCGCGCTGGAATTTATGCGGATCGACGCCGACAACGAGCCGGAGATCCAGTATACCGAGCAGCGGCTGGCCGAGATGCTGCCCCAGCACGCCGATAAGCAGATTATTGTTACGCAGGGTTTCATCTGCCGCAATCCCCGGGGCGAAGTCGACAACCTGAAGCGGGGCGGCTCTGATTATACAGCCTCGCTGATTGGTGGAGCCATTCGGGCGGAAGAAATTCAGATCTGGACCGACATCGACGGTATGCACAATAACGACCCGCGTATTGTGAAAAATACCTTCCCGGTTCGGGAGCTGACGTTCGACGAGGCTGCGGAACTGGCATATTTTGGGGCTAAGATCCTGCACCCGTCGACCATCACGCCCGCCCGCATGTTCGGGGTACCCGTCCGATTGAAGAACACCATGGACCCGGCGGCTCCGGGTACGCTCATTGCCGAACGTACAGATACGCCATCGGCCAGTGATCAGGTATTTAAAGCCGTAGCAGCAAAAGACGGCATTACCGCGCTCTATATTCATTCGAGCCGCATGCTGAACGCATATGGATTCCTGCGCCGTATTTTCGAAATATTCGAGAAGTACAAAACGCCAGTCGATATGCTTGCTACCTCGGAAGTGTCGGTATCGGTAACGATCGACAACACCGAACGTATCGACGAAATCATGGCTGAGCTGAGCACGTTCTGTAGCTTGGAAGAGCCCGATTACGACCAGACGATTATCTGCATCGTGGGTAATTTCAGCGCCGATAATGAAGGTGTAGCGGTCCGGGTGTTCAACGCTATGAAGAATATTCCGATTCGGATGATTTCCTACGGCGGCACCGAGAGTAACCTGTCGATGCTGGTTCACGGAACCTACAAAGCACAGGCGCTCAATGCGCTTAACGAAGGATTATTTTCAGCGTAGCTTTGTTATCACGAATGCCATTACCTGGAGTGAAAGAGTATGGCCCTTTCGTCGAGTGTACTGGATACGGTATCTTACCCGTAGTACCACAAACTGAAGAATTCATGGACGTTATCAGGCGTCTTATAAATAAAAGCTAATGCTTCAACTTTCTTTCATCCGCGACAATAAAGAAGCAACGCTGGCCGGACTGCATAAAAAACACTTCGCCAATGCCGAAACAGTCGTGGACCAACTCATCGACCTCGACCAGCAACGGCGTGACACCCAGAACGAACTCGACAACGTACTGGCCCAGTCTAACGTGAAAGCAGGGCAAATCGGCGCGCTGATGAAAGCAGGCGATAAAGCCGCTGCCGATGCCGCTAAAGTGGAAACAGCCGCTCTGAAAGCCCGCTCGAAAGAGCTGGGCGATAGCCTCCGCCAGCTCGAAGCTGATTTGCAGGCGGTTCTGGTGACACTTCCAAACCTGCCCCACAGCAGCGTTCCCGAAGGTCGTACGGCCGACGATAACGAAGTGATCTTTGAGCATGGCACCATTCCAACGCTCCACGACAACGCCCAACCGCATTGGGAACTGATCGAGAAGTACGACATCATCGACTTTAAGCTCGGCGTCAAAATTTCGGGGGCGGGGTTCCCGGTCTATAAAGGCAAGGGAGCCCGGATTCAGCGGGCCATGATCAACTTCTTCCTCGACGAAGCCCTCAAAGCGGGTTATGCCGAGGTTCAGCCGCCGATCCTGATCAACGAGGAGTCAGGGTTTGGAACGGGGCAGTTGCCCGACAAGGAAGGTCAGATGTATTTCGCCACTGACGATAAGCTGTACCTGATTCCCACCGCCGAGGTACCCATCACGAACATGTACCGCGATGTGATCCTGCCCGAAGCACAGCTCCCCACCAAGAACGTTGGCTATACACCCTGTTTCCGGCGTGAAGCAGGTTCATGGGGCGCTCACGTCCGGGGTTTGAATCGCCTGCACCAGTTTGACAAAGTTGAAATTGTGCGGGTCGAAAGACCAGAGAACTCGTATGCCGCCCTGGAAGAAATGAGTCAGTACGTACAATCGCTGCTGCAAAAGCTGGAGCTTCCGTATCGGGTACTACGGCTCTGCGGGGGCGATATGGGCTTCACTTCGGCGCTGACCTACGACATGGAAGTGTGGTCGGCGGCTCAGGGGCGCTGGCTGGAGGTGAGCTCGGTATCGAATTTTGAAACCTACCAGGCAAACCGGCTCAAACTGCGCAGTAAGCTCGATGGCAAGATGCAGCTCCTGCATACCTTAAACGGGTCGGCGCTGGCGCTGCCCCGCATCCTGGCTTCTATTCTGGAAAACAACCAGACGCCCGAGGGAATTCGTATTCCAGCCGTACTGGTCCCCTACTGTGGCTTCGATACGATTGCCTGATTAGTGCCCTACCGGGCCATAGTAAAGCATCCACCAACAATCTGGGTACGCTCCGGTTGTTGATGGATGCTTTGTTTTTGGGTAGTGAACAGGCGGGGCATACGTTCATTCAGGGGGAAGCACCGGGACCAGAGCCATCCGGATGAATCCCCAGCGGCATACATTTTCCCGCGTTGTGTTATCGTTATACTAACTAATACCCTCCTTTCAGGGTTGTGTGAGGGGCCGGAAAGCCAGGCAGACAGAACGACCTATTTTTGTACTTAATTCGATACCCAATTTAGCATCATGGCGGAACGTATCACCTACGGCAAAACGTGGTGGGGACAACAGTGGCTCAATGCGCTGAACAACATTGATATGGCAAACCGCCTGCCGCGCGGGAAAACCTATGCCAACAAAGGAGCCGTTCAGGGACTAAAGATCGATGGGAACCAGATCAGCGCTTCCATCAAAGGCGCTGCCCCCCGACCCTATCGCTCCAAACTGTCGGTACCCCTGTTTGCCAAGGAAGATAACGCATTGCTGCTCGCCGAAATTCAGGAAAATCCCGCCATCCTGGCTCAGCTACTGAACCGGCAGTTGCCCAGCGAATTAACCGATTTTGCGCAGCAGCAAGGTATCGAGCTTTTTCCGCGCACATACGATGATTTGACCATGGGCTGCTCCTGCCCCGACAACGCCCTTCCCTGCAAACACCTGGCGGCAGTCGTGTACGTTATTGCCAACGAAATTGACCGTAACCCTTTTCTGGTTTTTCAGCTGAAGGGGTTGGATATTCTGGCTGAACTGGAAAAACTCAAGGCCGACTCCCCCGGCCGGGGCATTGAAGCGGTACTCTCTTTCAGAGAGCTGTGCACCGAAGACATCCCCGATGAAGATGAAGACTGGAAACCCGACGATACCGTACGCGCCGGCCTGGACTTTGCCACCATCCCTACCCTTACCGACCAGCTGCTCGATCTGCTGGCACCGGAGGTAACCTTTGCCAAGAGTGATTTTCACAAATCATTAGCCAAAGCCTATAGGCTGTTCAGTAAAGCCGAGTCGGCACGCCCTATCCCGGTCCAGACCGATGACGAGCACGACGCCAGCGACGTACCTGACCCCAGCGACAGTATCGAGATTCAGATCGATGAACTGATGAAGCTGCGGAAGATCAATATATTCAGCGAACACGGCGAGCCCCGGCCACTCAAGGATTTTTCGCTGACCGACCTGACCGGCTGGCTCGATACACTCACCGAAGCCGACTGGCCCGAAATGAGCGACTCGGTCAGGGCGCTGTACCTGACGCAGCAGTTTACGGCCGTGCTCCTGCGCCGGGGGGCGGTAGTTCCCCAGCTACTACGGGTTGGGCCTACCGAAGAGCAATATCGGGTTCGCTGGTTACCGGCCACCCTCAACGAGACGGTGCGTAACCTGACCAGCCAGCTTACCTCACAGCTCTCACCTACCCTGCTCACCGTACGCTGGCAGAAAGATATTCTGGCCCTGCCCAACGAACAGCAGGTGCTTATGCTCTGCTCACTGCTGATGCGCCGTACCATCAAGCAGTCGACCATCGAACTATGGGAACGCTGGCCGCTCGAAGATGCCGACCGGCTGTTTTTTGGTATTGAAACAATACGGTTCGAAGGGTTCGGCAAGCGGGACATACCCCTTGCCATGCAGCTCTGGCTAAACGATTTCTTCCTGAGCCACAAGCGATTTGTGCCCATCATGATGGTGGAAGATAACGAATTGGGCGACGAGTTTCGGCTCAGTCTGCTCATCCGGGACCGCGAAGCCGACGATACGGCGTCTCCCGTTCCTCTACCGGAATTACTGACCGAGAAACGCCACGCCACCATTCGGATGGCCGTTCTGCAGGACTTGCTCGTTCTCTCGCGCCACTTCCCCGACCTGGCGAAGCTGACCCAGAAAGACGGTCCCGCTTACCTGTTCTACAAACCCCAGGATTTTGTGAACGTTCTGCTGGATACCCTGCCACGTATGCAGCTGCTGGGCATTAGCCTCCTCCTGCCCCGGTCGCTGCGGCACTGGGTTCGGCCGCAGGTGGGTGGCCGGCTGAAAGCCAAGGTGACGGACAAGACTGCGTTCATGCGGCTGGACGACATGCTCACCTTCGACTGGCAGATTGCGCTGGGCGACGAGATGGTGAACGTTCGGGATTTTCAGAAGCTGGTCAACAACTCGTCGGGTCTGATTAAAATAAAAGACCAGTACGTATTACTCGATCCTACGGAGTTGACCAAACTGTACAAACAACTCGAAAGTCCACCGGAGCTAACGGGTCCTGAACTACTCCGGGCGGCCCTGACGGAAGAGTACCGAGGAGGGCGGCTGGGAATTTCGGCGGATGTGCGTGGTCTCATCAAGAAGTTTATCGATAGTCCCGAGCAACCGCTACCTACTACGCTCAAAGCAACGCTTCGCCCCTACCAGCATCGTGGTTACGACTGGCTCGTCAAGAACACGGAACTGGGTATGGGCAGCCTGCTGGCCGATGATATGGGGTTGGGAAAGACCCTGCAAATCATTGCCCTACTGCTCAAATTCAAGCAGGAGGGTCGATTCAAAAAGCAAAAAGGGCTCGTCGTATTACCCACTACACTGCTCACCAACTGGCAGAAAGAAATTGCCCGTTTCGCGCCCGAATTGCAGGCCCGGGTGTACCACGGGTCGAGCCGGAAGCTACCCGCTTCGGCCGATACGTATGATCTGTTACTGACAACCTATGGTGTCGTTCGCTCGGACCTCGACACGCTAAAAAAAATGACCTGGGCGGTCGTCATCATCGACGAAGCGCAGAACATCAAAAATGCCGATACCGAGCAGACGAAGGCTGTCAAAGCCCTTAAATCGTCCATCCGAATCGCCCTCAGCGGCACACCCGTCGAAAACCGGCTGTCGGAATTCTGGAGCATTATGGACTTTGTTAACAAAGGCTACCTGGGCGGGATGAGCAAATTCAACGAAGAGTTTGGCAAACCCATTCAGCAGGAACGCGACCACCAGAAACTCGACCAATTCCGGCGCGTAACGAGCCCATTTCTGCTACGGCGCGTCAAGACGGACAAAACTATTATCAGCGACCTGCCCGACAAGATCGAGAATAACCAGTTCTGTGCCCTCACGCCCGAACAGGCCGCCCTGTACCAGAACGTAGTACAGGAAAGTTTACGCGCCATAGAAGACAAAGACGGCATTGCCAGGCGTGGACTGGTGCTTAAGCTGATGACAGCGCTCAAGCAGATCGGGAACCACCCGCATCAGTACCTGAAGAAGGGAAACGCGGCACCATCCCTTTCCGGCAAGGCTACCCTGCTGCTCAACCTGCTCGAAACGATCTATGCCAACCACGAAAAAGTGTTGATCTTCACGCAGTACAAAGAGATGGGTGAACTGTTGCAACAGTTCATTCAGCAGGCGTTTGGGCAGCAGCCGTTGTTTTTGCATGGGGGTACCTCCCGCGCCGACCGCGACGAGATGGTTGAGCAATTCCAGCGCAACCGCTCCGACCACACGTTCATCCTGTCGCTCAAAGCGGGCGGTACGGGTCTGAACCTGACCCAGGCCAACCACGTCATTCACTACGACCTGTGGTGGAATCCTGCCGTGGAAAGCCAGGCCACTGACCGGGCTTTCCGGATTGGTCAGACAAAGAACGTATTGGTCTACCGCCTGATGAATCAGGGAACGCTGGAAGAGAAGATCGACGCCATGATTCGCTCCAAACGCGAGCTTGCCGACCTCAGCGTCAAAACCGGCGAAACCTGGCTCGGCGATCTCAGCGATGAAGAACTAACCGAACTGGTGAGTTTGGGATAGAACCTATGAACTCAATGGACTCGGTCAGTCAACGACCTGTACACCTATCTGGATTTTACAACGCAGCTGTATGATCCGGCAAACACAGGTCATGAATCAGGAGGTTAACGCAGCTTATTTTAGCAATGCCATGACAGCACTGTCACCCATGACGGCGCGGGCGGGGCGCGCATGTTCCGCGTTGAATACCTGCAACGCGGCTGGTTCGAGCACCGTATTGGGTGTTTCATCAATCTGGCCGTCTTTCAAAATCCGGTTGAGGTCCAGCTTCAGGTGCTTAGCCAGAAACCGGTAGGCTGCCGCCCGTTTACTGGGACCATAATCATGTCCTTCGGTGGACAGGTGCACATTCTCTACCCGATCACCGGCACCGTAGTAGCTGTAAACGGTCTGTATATATGGAAACTCAACGGTGGGCGTATTTTTTGTCCAGTCCTTGCCATCCGAGACCAGCAGGAGCGGCCGGGGTGCGGCCAAAGCAGCAATGTCTACGTTGCTGGCCTGGTGGGTCGGGCGTTTGTGAATAGGCATCCCGCTCTCGCAGACGCACCCGCCAAAGAAGTGCGCCGACACCATCACAACGGGCACCGAAACCGTCACGCGGGCATCCAGCGCCGTAAGCAGGAACGTTTGCGTTCCCCCGCCCGATTCGCCCGATACAGCTATACGATTTACATCCACATCGGGAAGGCTTGCCAGGAAGTCGATTGACCGCATGCCGTTCAGGATCTGCAGTTTCAGAGCCTCGGGTATCTTGTGCGAACACTGCTTCGAGTCGCCGTAGCCGAGCATG is a window from the Spirosoma rigui genome containing:
- a CDS encoding alpha/beta hydrolase family protein, which gives rise to MNVGIAFVLCCTVGIATSVAQPNPDRPDLCQGAYYTEAEGAAALHNAAETHHDRASWEQRAALVRQGLREGMQLPAKPAYAPLKPIRHSLRTMKGYTVENVTFESLPGFFVTGNLYRPLTMTGKRPAVLCPHGHDPNEAARFREQTQQRCATMARMGAVVFVYDMLGYGDSKQCSHKIPEALKLQILNGMRSIDFLASLPDVDVNRIAVSGESGGGTQTFLLTALDARVTVSVPVVMVSAHFFGGCVCESGMPIHKRPTHQASNVDIAALAAPRPLLLVSDGKDWTKNTPTVEFPYIQTVYSYYGAGDRVENVHLSTEGHDYGPSKRAAAYRFLAKHLKLDLNRILKDGQIDETPNTVLEPAALQVFNAEHARPARAVMGDSAVMALLK